Proteins from a genomic interval of Lolium perenne isolate Kyuss_39 chromosome 1, Kyuss_2.0, whole genome shotgun sequence:
- the LOC127311325 gene encoding probable inactive dual specificity protein phosphatase-like At4g18593, with protein sequence MEKPESGVEQKSEPDVTEKSVGMGIDLQKLTEEMQGLEVNQKPVLGSVVETGGKHTDVEPRREINQKPVETCQDTAVETKGASPEEKETGNPAGVIYRCKKCRRMVATQEYVVTHKIGSGESRFFRRKTDDKQPECTPAIFVEPMKWMEAVEEGYVSQKLWCMDCKTRLGSFDWAGMQCSCGAWVIPAFQLLRSRIDECQM encoded by the exons ATGGAGAAACCAGAATCTGGAGTTGAACAGAAGTCAGAACCAGATGTTACTGAAAAGTCTGTGGGAATGGGCATTGACCTACAGAAGCTAACTGAGGAAATGCAAGGATTGGAGGTTAACCAAAAGCCTGTGCTTGGCTCAGTTGTGGAAACTGGAGGAAAGCATACTGATGTGGAGCCAAGAAGAGAGATCAATCAAAAACCTGTGGAGACATGCCAGGACACTGCTGTGGAAACTAAAGGAGCCAGTCCGGAAGAAAAGGAGACTGGTAATCCAGCAGGTGTTATTTACCGCTGCAAGAAATGTCGGAGGATGGTGGCAACACAAGAATATGTTGTTACCCACAAAATAGGTTCAGGTGAGAGTCGTTTCTTCAGGCGCAAAACGGATGACAAGCAACCTGAATGTACCCCTGCCATCTTTGTGGAACCTATGAAGTGGATGGAAGCTG TGGAAGAGGGATATGTTTCACAGAAGCTCTGGTGCATGGATTGCAAGACCCGGCTGGGATCCTTCGACTGGGCTGGTATGCAATGCAGCTGCGGAGCCTGGGTAATTCCGGCTTTCCAGCTGCTCAGAAGCAGGATTGATGAATGCCAGATGTAA
- the LOC127311340 gene encoding uncharacterized protein gives MSSCSSLSPVMARSASRGEHRSGGGRFRAEIEMDRGVALLRSPELGFAAAVREPLVRLQRPRFDFERWDWEYFAWPHDRPDANLEMRDSDPTATFEADRKEIEGFLSRSTLQLEASQSTAELEASQSTPHLEAIQGILDQTMLHLEADGGIPSQSTPLPEASEGFPSPRTPKLEIDDDMLFGHGAPWRRGCAESNPFLLEHCKALQGRCAF, from the exons ATGAGCAGCTGCAGCAGCCTGTCGCCGGTGATGGCGAGGTCGGCCAGCAGAGGGGAGCAcaggagcggcggcggccggTTCAGGGCGGAGATCGAGATGGACAGAGGCGTCGCGCTTCTCAG GAGCCCGGAGCTGGGGTTCGCCGCCGCCGTGCGAGAGCCGCTGGTGAGGCTTCAGCGCCCCAGGTTCGACTTCGAGAGGTGGGACTGGGAGTACTTCGCATGGCCGCACGACCGTCCCGATG CCAATCTGGAGATGAGGGACAGCGATCCGACGGCCACATTTGAGGCGGACCGCAAGGAGATCGAGGGATTCCTGAGCCGGAGCACGCTACAGTTGGAGGCAAGCCAGAGCACGGCGGAGCTAGAGGCGAGCCAGAGCACGCCGCATTTAGAGGCCATACAAGGCATCCTGGACCAGACCATGCTGCATCTAGAGGCAGATGGGGGCATCCCGAGCCAGAGCACGCCGCTGCCAGAGGCCAGCGAAGGCTTCCCGAGCCCGAGGACGCCGAAGCTAGAGATTGACGACGACATGCTCTTCGGGCATGGCGCCCCGTGGCGTCGGGGATGCGCAGAGTCCAACCCATTCCTGCTGGAGCATTGCAAGGCACTGCAGGGTCGTTGTGCATTCTAG